From Plasmodium relictum strain SGS1 genome assembly, chromosome: 8, the proteins below share one genomic window:
- the Plrx gene encoding plasmoredoxin, putative, whose protein sequence is MECEVDKTVFKSTKIDEEKYKNYINYMYFYKNGELKKIDSSYFNNKYLGLFFGASWCKYCLTFVENLNIFKKNFPFIEIIYIPFDKTYEDYLNFLKNINFYSLPFDNYLYICQKFQIKNLPSFMLISPNNKILVKDAVQLIKTETYINNLKSLIKNNTIHPNNFKFNNRFLDLFYN, encoded by the coding sequence TAAAAGTACAAAAATTGATGaagagaaatataaaaattatataaattacatgtatttttacaaaaatggtgaattaaaaaaaattgattccTCATATTTCAATAATAAGTATTTAGGTCTATTTTTTGGAGCTTCATGGTGTAAATATTGTTTAACATTTGTAGaaaatttgaatatttttaaaaagaattttccttttattgAAATAATTTACATACCTTTTGATAAAACATATGAAGattatttaaactttttaaaaaatataaatttttatagcTTACCTTTTGAcaattatttgtatatttgccaaaaatttcaaataaaaaatctacCTTCTTTTATGCTTATTAGTCCCAATAATAAGATTTTAGTAAAAGATGCAGTTCAGTTAATTAAAACAGAAACATATatcaataatttaaaatccttaataaaaaataatacaatacACCCAAATAATTTCAAATTTAATAATCGTTTTCTAGACttgttttataattaa
- the BCKDH-E2 gene encoding lipoamide acyltransferase component of branched-chain alpha-keto acid dehydrogenase complex, putative yields the protein MITKNIKNIFSKINIITSKNKARNISISATNFKIVKCKLFDIGEGISEVEVTQWNKNEGDQVHEMESLLTVQSDKASVDITSKYSGILVKKYANEKDFIKIGSYFCELDTEDNVEEEKNDEEKEKEDEDEDEDENKIKLEDLDDQSDEVSLEESSNISNKNMYEAEKKQKITVKAPPGVKKKAKEYNLDLNKIGEYFNKEIINMNDLELYKKSKNAVKIEVDNDSVDILEEVPLKGIKLAMCKSMNDSLNVPLFHLNEMCIVENLLKIKNEFKKSSQEKENITITCIIIKLISIALTDFPILNSKFDAKKNSYTIYKSHNICVAMDTPNGLLVPNIKNVQKKNIIDIQKDLILLRDRAQQMKLSKSDISDGTITISNFGAISGSFATPIVFDNQACIIGVSKAQKQLFLKNGRNELNSLNDIMVADTINLTSGADHRFIDGATLAQFSKKLKSLIENPISIIPFLK from the coding sequence ATGATAacaaaaaacataaaaaatatatttagcaaaataaatataataacaaGCAAGAATAAGGCACGAAATATAAGTATAAGTGCAACAAATTTCAAAATTGTTAAGTGCAAATTATTTGATATAGGAGAAGGTATATCTGAAGTAGAAGTAACTCAGTGGAATAAGAATGAAGGAGATCAAGTTCACGAAATGGAGAGTTTATTGACAGTACAAAGTGATAAGGCATCTGTGGATATAACTAGTAAATATAGTGGTATActtgtaaaaaaatatgctaATGAAAAggattttattaaaattggATCTTATTTCTGTGAATTAGATACTGAAGATAAtgtagaagaagaaaaaaatgatgaagaaaaagaaaaagaagatgaAGACGAAGAcgaagatgaaaataaaattaaactaGAAGATCTAGATGATCAATCGGATGAAGTAAGTTTAGAAGAATCTTcaaatatttcaaataaaaatatgtatgaagcagagaaaaaacaaaaaattactGTTAAAGCGCCACCTggtgttaaaaaaaaagcaaaagaaTACAACTTAGACTTAAATAAAATAGGTGAGTATTTTAACAaggaaattataaatatgaatgatttagaattatataaaaaaagcaaaaatgCTGTAAAAATAGAAGTAGATAATGACTCTGTGGACATATTGGAAGAAGTTCCTTTAAAGGGTATAAAACTGGCTATGTGTAAAAGCATGAATGATTCACTAAATGTTcctttatttcatttaaatgaaaTGTGTATTgttgaaaatttattaaaaattaaaaatgaatttaaaaaaagttcaCAAGAAAAAGAGAATATAACAATAACTtgcataataataaaattaatatctaTTGCATTAACTGATTTTCCTATATTAAATTCGAAATTTGacgcaaaaaaaaatagttacaCTATTTATAAAAGCCATAATATATGTGTAGCAATGGACACACCAAATGGCTTATTAGTTCCCAATATAAAGAatgttcaaaaaaaaaacattattgATATTCAAAAAGATTTGATACTTTTACGTGATAGGGCTCAGCAGATGAAATTAAGTAAATCTGATATATCTGATGGTACTATTACTATTAGTAATTTCGGTGCTATATCTGGATCTTTTGCTACTCCAATAGTATTTGACAACCAAGCATGTATAATAGGAGTATCTAAAGCTCAGAagcaattatttttaaaaaatggaagaaatgaattaaattcattaaatgATATAATGGTTGCTGATACAATAAATTTAACGTCAGGAGCTGATCATAGATTTATTGACGGCGCAACATTAGCACAATTTTCCAAAAAGTTGAAAAGCTTAATTGAAAACCCTATTTCTATAAtaccttttttaaaataa